In a single window of the Campylobacter sp. CCUG 57310 genome:
- a CDS encoding transglycosylase SLT domain-containing protein, which translates to MKRGFLLLLALINFLQADIRQEIADSLKKIAYDNNIDVRVLYTIAKTESDFKPFIISFLTDNKEMIDYLKNGFKDSVYSFRASKYDSNRYAVSISSEDKGAMLELSSFFWDFDFNIDFGLMQISKQNLTKDELEYIFEPEYNINKSKDVLLLCGSKYETAKEAIECYNKGFAKKQNYNYYAKFINHFNNFFGEEENR; encoded by the coding sequence ATGAAGAGAGGTTTTTTACTACTACTGGCTTTAATAAATTTCTTGCAGGCGGACATAAGGCAAGAGATAGCAGATAGCTTAAAAAAGATTGCTTATGATAACAATATCGATGTAAGAGTGCTTTATACAATAGCTAAGACGGAGAGTGATTTTAAGCCTTTTATTATCTCTTTTTTGACCGACAATAAAGAGATGATCGATTACTTAAAAAATGGCTTTAAAGATAGCGTTTATAGCTTTAGAGCCTCAAAGTATGATAGTAACAGATATGCAGTTAGCATATCAAGCGAAGATAAAGGCGCAATGCTTGAATTATCGAGCTTTTTTTGGGATTTTGACTTTAATATTGATTTTGGGCTTATGCAAATTTCAAAACAAAATTTAACCAAAGACGAGCTGGAGTATATATTCGAGCCTGAATACAATATCAATAAATCAAAAGACGTTTTATTGCTTTGCGGTAGTAAATACGAAACGGCAAAAGAGGCTATCGAGTGCTATAACAAGGGATTTGCTAAGAAGCAAAACTACAATTATTACGCAAAATTCATTAACCATTTTAATAATTTTTTCGGAGAGGAAGAGAATAGATGA